In Anaerolineae bacterium, a single genomic region encodes these proteins:
- a CDS encoding deoxynucleoside kinase, with protein sequence MHPPTKYFVGVAGNIGVGKSSLTGLLARALDWEPFFEANAENPYLADFYEDMQQWSFHSQVFFLSRRLQHHRQLVDHPGSVIQDRTVYEDAEVFARNLYRQGHMSQRDYETYHALYQGISAFLPAPDLLIYLRARVGTLVERIAMRGRAYERQISIDYLAMLNTLYEEWISSWKACPVLILSADDLDFVHHDADFQLILNDVRAHLAALQPGS encoded by the coding sequence CTGCACCCCCCGACCAAGTACTTTGTCGGCGTAGCGGGCAACATCGGTGTGGGCAAGAGCAGCCTGACCGGCCTGCTAGCCCGTGCACTGGACTGGGAACCGTTCTTTGAGGCCAACGCTGAGAATCCTTACCTGGCTGATTTCTACGAAGACATGCAACAATGGAGCTTCCATTCGCAGGTCTTCTTTCTCAGCCGCCGCCTGCAACATCACCGCCAGCTGGTCGATCACCCCGGCAGCGTGATCCAGGATCGCACGGTCTACGAAGATGCGGAGGTCTTCGCCCGGAACCTGTACCGCCAGGGCCATATGAGCCAGCGCGATTATGAGACCTATCACGCCCTGTACCAGGGTATCTCGGCCTTCCTGCCTGCGCCAGACCTGCTGATCTACCTGCGAGCGCGGGTCGGCACACTGGTGGAGCGTATCGCCATGCGTGGCCGGGCCTATGAGCGCCAGATCTCGATCGACTATCTGGCCATGCTGAACACCCTGTACGAGGAATGGATCAGTAGCTGGAAGGCCTGTCCTGTCCTCATCCTCTCCGCCGATGACCTGGATTTCGTCCATCATGACGCAGACTTCCAGCTGATCCTCAACGACGTCCGCGCCCACCTGGCGGCCCTCCAGCCTGGTTCCTGA